From the genome of Tripterygium wilfordii isolate XIE 37 chromosome 6, ASM1340144v1, whole genome shotgun sequence:
CTCTTTTATTTTTGAAGGGAAGTGGCGGTCAGCCACGAGCACTATCAACTTTGTTGAGTATTACATGGCGGAATATGACCAAGCCCGGGCTTCAAGGAACCTGCCAAGGCCGGAGCAGAGTGTGCAAGAGGCAGTCAAGTGGGCTCCTCCGAGCTCGGGGACGATCAAACTTAGTGTTGATAGGGCTGTTTTCAATGAGGCACATGCTATAGGAGTTGGGGCTGTTATTCGGGACCATAATGGTCAAGTATGTGCAGCTTTATCAGAATGTATGGCTGGTGCTTTTGGTCCCCAAGTCGTAAAGGCTTATGCTTTAATGAAGGGTACCCAATTAGCCATCCATATGGGTGTGTCGAACTTGATTATTGAATCGGATTCTCATGTCCTGGTGAATGCTATTAGGTCTGAAGCGTATGAATTAGCTCCTTTTGGGCACATTTTGGATGATATACGATCCCTTATTTCATGTATAGGGAGTGTTTCTTTGCGTTATACTCGTCGTTTATGTAATAGAGTGGCACATAAGCTTGCTAGGAATTCTATCAACTTTGATTGCCCTATGCGGTGGATAGGGGAATGTCCCGATTTCATCTTGTCTGCTGTTATTCATGACAGTATCCCTGTTCCTTGATTTTCAATGAAGGCTAtggttttatcaaaaaaagaaaaaagaaaaaagaatcaattagaatttgaccttgaaatttAGTCCCACACTCCACACCTTGTTGatgggctaaaatattatatatgtccttAGAGTATCATctttctcgattatgtccttaaattattttttttcttcattctatcctcaaactattgttttccacAAGGTTTGAATCCTGAGTCAGctttccggtgttgactccgaagaaaatgctgatgtggcattcacgtgattataaaataaaaataaaaactaattttCGTTTAACACgtgtataattaattaaaaataaaattaaaacctgctttagtgtaattttttaattcgtttctctttccacccatgaaagttaaaaaaaaaaaacaaaaaagaagttcCAAATTATCTATGAAGATCTGTTAGAACAAGATCTGTTTAAAACAAGATTTATCTTGGAAAGACGAAGACCTTTCTACTTCAGTGCTTGCCGACAAAGTGGAAAATGAcctgcacaaaaccttgaaacaaACCCATCTCCTGCTTGGGATCAACGTGAGGGTGTGAGGCAGTGGAGTGGAGGATTTTAAACAAACCCATTTCTTGCTCAACAGCAGACTCCGGCTCAACAGCAGGGACATTGTTGAGATCCACTGTCGATGCCCAATATGAACATAGATCTGGAAGAAGTGCTTGTAAACATAGATCTGGTTGCAGAGAAAGATGGAGAAAGGGATGAGCTGTAGAGAAGGGCACTGGTGGTGGTGACTGATGCGACCTGTGCGGCGTTTTCGACTACACCTGGGTTGGAGACTATAACCGACGAGATTGCGGAGACTATAACCGACGAGATTGCGGCAAAGTCGCAAAAGTAGTGATGATTCATCATCCTGACAGTGGAGTGAGAGGGTGACTATATTGAGATTGGTGGCTTCTGGTAGTGAAGATTGATTGGGTtgttttgatttcaattttctttctaaaccctttgatttcaattttcattttcattttggttcgttttctttttattttttttaaatttaagatCACATGTGGagttaaatcaattaaaaaataaatccacATGTCAATCTCGTCGGAGTTTAGATGACACGTTAGCATTTTCGTCGGAGTCAACACTGGAAAGTTGATTCAGgatagaaaccatgtggaaaacaaTAGTTCAAGgatagaacaaagaaaaaaaatagtttaaagaCATAATCTAGAAAAATgtgatagtttaaggacatatataatattttaacccCTTATTGATGTAGGATGCAATGAATGATCATTGACACAGACTAGtgaatttccttttgtttttagtttaGGCCTATTATAGTATTATGGAACCTTCACTAGAACTTTACTTGATCTAAATGATAATTATGCAATCCAGGATGGcataaattaattgttataGTTCATCTATCAATCTAAGACAGACAAATTTGCACATGTCGTGAAACCTTTGTCACTTCAGATGGGGCCAAAACTAATCCAAATCTctttaattaataaaacaattacgaaaatgacatgtaacccattcatcagtttggtagcccaACAGGTGAATAGCTTTATTCAGTTCTTTTATCCTAGAATGcattgtctaaaatttattgttttaatatagactccattgtttttaaaacacaatttagaattcattgttttagttctaaattcattgtttttgaaaaaacaatggaattgagATTTACCTGATAAAACTTATCTGACAacggatcttgttagaaagagctttatgcgttgattttgaatatataatttttttttaaatctaacatgtattttgagatttaaagcattttaaaattttgtttaagagacttggactCTGATGAGCTACCTAGCATTACTGAAATAATTATTAACATCTTGCTATATACAAATCCTATATGGATGAATCTTACCTTATAGCCCAAGTAAACAGTGAGGGATTATTTGCAATTACAGGGACCATTGGATGCAACAAAAAACAATTCGGCAAAGAATGAAGGAAGAAAGAAGCTAAATCTATATAATCCAGTGTGTTTGGTGCAGCGGATCTACAAACGGTTCCAGTGGTGCGATATGGGCCTTCTATACTTTGGGTTCCGTATTTTGTTCGATTATCTCTTGACGAGGTTTCTCCAGCATCGGAAAGTTGTCTAGgtgttttctcttttcttccaagaaaaaataattattgctCATTTGCgttcttttaattttcttcgTTGATTCCTTAATTTCTCATGTGTTTCTTAGTTATTTTTGCAGTCTTTCTTTTAATTATCAGCAACTTAATCTTCACTTGTGCAATAAACAAGATCAGTAACTTCATCCTTATATGAGATCACGCAAGAAATGATACCTCTTTTCTATATTGCTTGCAACTTCCATGAAAAACATGATTTTTTAAGAGATTAATTGTTATGACAAAAAATTTGAGTAGAGTCTAGTTGCTTGAACTGAAGTTCTTCAAGAATTCTCCTCAGCGAATTGAAAGCGTTTACAAGCACAAGAAGctgctgcaaaaaaaaaaaacaacaaacaacaaacTCAACTTCTATTGTTGACAGAGTGACTAGTGGCTACTTCTTTGATGACGACGAAACAGCTACAGATCGCAACATAAAGACTTATCCAGATGTGCTTTTTTGTCTTCTAGATTGTTAAATCTTTGATacatcttattcttcttctcacATGAGAAGGCTGTTGGACCTAGGTTTCACAAGAGGGGGGTCACAATTTCCGAATAGGAATCCCCttatatcaatttcacaaatTAAGCACTacaccaagcacacaaagtgagtcttactttcttctttttcatctggAACATGGGCGTATGCTATACACGCAAACACTCAAAAATGATCCACAGTTGGCCTATGCCCACTCCATGCTTCTTCGGGAGTTACATTTGGAACCACAAGTGTGGGACATCTATTCAAAATATAAACACTTCAACGTACAGCTTCAACCCATAAACTTTTAGGACATTCACTTCTTCGTAGAAGGCTTCGTAGCATATTAAGAATAGTACGATTTTTCCTCTCACACACACCATTTTGTTAAGGTGTATAAGATGTAGTCAGCTGCCTTTTAATTCCACTCTTATCAAAAAATGTTTAAATTCTTGTGAGTTGTATTCTCCACTGTTGGtagttcaaaaaataatataaaattacagaaaaaatgaaaatcaatcgTAGCGGATTGAGACACGGGTATCTCGCTCTCTCCAAGGAGATTCGAGCCCTCTACAATTCTTTTTTTCGTCAGAATCGATGCATTAGAATTGTCTTGGCTGGACCTCTCTAGGATACAACAGCCTGACTCGGTCGTGTAACTAATTCGGACCTGCACTCAATTGGTTAGCTCGAAGCCCCAACAAGAACACCCTTTTTCTCTGCCCAGAGAACATTAGAGATGACAACTTTTTTAAGAGAGAAGAGAGCTTTTTGAGTTGTGTGTGTTATGAAACTCGGGGTAGAAAGGTTTATATAGGTGGGTTAGTAGTTAATGTCTTCATGAGTTACATAAGTTTTAATAGTTaagtttaaataaagtaataaatacTTTAAGTAtggtaataaataaatatttggtTACTAAATTATTAAAGATTTAATCTCTTCTAATTTAACATCACGTCAACATCCATCACGGTCGGTGTACAAAATTTCATTGGGTTGTCGATTTCTTTTTCAACCAATgctttaaaacctttgaaaggCAGAGAAAGCCTCTGACCTTTTTCTGTAAAAAATAAACCGGGGTTTTCCTactaaaatcatcaataaacgaTATAAAATATCGTTTGCCTCCATTTGAAGTTGGTGTAATTGGCCCACACAAGTTAGAATGCACTAGTTCCAGCATCTTCTTAGCCCTCCATGATATCCTTTTTGGAACAACATCTCAATGTTGTTTGCTAACAACACATTCTTCACAAAAGCACTGGACCtcatttgtcatctcattccCGAGCATCCTTTCTACGATCTCATGTCGTTTGACTTTATGTAATGATTCATTTGATggacttgttttattttttttattttttatgcgtAACATGTAACATGAGGATTTGAGCATTCACGTTAGAATCTCTAAAGTAAGACAACATCATCAATCTCAACATTCAACTTTCCCATCAAACTAATCAACTCAACTAGATATCACGGTTCTTTGACGTTAAAGATTCATCATGACCTCTCAAAGCGCATCCTTGTAAAGTAAGCCACCGAACACTATCAATGGTAGTCTTAAGACACAACCAATTTTTCTCAACATTTTCCAAACTTCGAACATTCATGACTTTATCGATATGCCGAGATATATTCTTCAACGCCTCAACATTTCTCACTGCATTATTGTGTGGGGGAAGTAGGACCTCCCATATGTGCTAAGAATACACATCTGGCCCCATTGTTCACTCTCTTCCAACTAGTGAAACCATTAACAGTAAAAGCAGGATGTAGAGGTTCACGATCTTGAAAAACAAAGCATGGAAAGCAAAATGATGCATCCTTTGAAATAGAGTACTCTAACCATGGAAATTTTATGAACCAACTTTGTTGAAATCGTCGGTTTTGACCTCCGCTTTTAGTCCTTGGATACTTTGCCAAGACAGGTTGATTTGATCCCCATTTGATATAAGCACGTCTAACTTCATCTTTATTATAAACCGGATGAATCCATATTGGAATACGTAGTAATCATAGGAACCTTGGCTTGAGGTTGAGATTCTGTAGTAATCATAGGAATATCGACAATTGTTGATGTTCCAATTGTTGATGTTTCTTCTCCACGTTTCTTGTTGAAGAAGGAGATAATAGTTTTCCCTTTTTCCGTCCTCGATTTTCCATCCTAATAAAATAGAAAGTAACAAGAAACAAGTAAACAACCATTGTGATTttgtgaattaaaaaaaactcaaagACTGCCCAAGGATTGCATTTGAAGAGAAATTGAGAATGATCTTGAAACAACCATTGTGATTCTGTGAAATAAAGACCTAATTATCATATTCAACTTTCAAGCCAGGCGAAACGAGTTGCAGAGTATGTCAGTATTTCAAAATCACTCAAATCAGTGAGGGGCTGCGATGAGGGCAGTACCTGGTCCTAGAGACAAAATCGGAGATCTGGACGGCTGGAGCCTAGACTCTAGAGAATCACAGAAGCTGGACGACTGGAGCTTGGCCCTGGAGAATCAATGATTCACAAACGCTGGATGGCTGGTCCTAGACACAGAGTCGAAGAAACGAAGAAATTCTTCTCGTCGTCGCGAATCTCGATGAGATCAGTTGAGATGATGATGAAGGTGTGGTGAATGGGAATTGGGAACCAAATCAACCTCTCTTGAGCCAGCCCACCTTAGTGGCAAGTTAGTGGGTTTAAGTATATTtgctaaatttttttgatttttttcacaCGGGCTCAAACCCACCTTAACCCAACGGTAGATCTGCCACTGTTGCTACTGTGCATGTATCGATTTTAATAGAGATTCACATCCATTTAGGTTAGTCTTCTTTGATTCACGCATACAGTCATTACATTCTTTTTGTTTGGGAAGGACATGATGATTCAAGATTAGTCTAGGTTcatcttcaatcaatatttaaGGGGTTAGTGGATTGAAAACTAGGCCAGATCATCTTCTGAGTTTTTGATTCTGGGGACTACAATACCTCCTCTCTTATGTCCCTCTGTATTTTAAATTTCCAATCACGGTACGAGCTATGGCGAACTGAACGTCGTCGGGATCGGATATGTTATTAGTGTTCGTGTGTCAGTTCCGCTTTCGAACAGCATTTGGCTCTAACGACGATGTTGGAGCAGATAGAGTTGTCGGCAAGGCCATCTATCTTGGTGTAGTGGGATTATATCTCATATTAGGATTTTCGGTTGTTATTCCCTGCATCAATTAATGAGTTTGTGAATGCTTCGAGAGTACAGCAATGGCATCTCAAGGTGTTGTGCCACTGAAACTCTTCTTATTGGGATTCTTCACGAGGgcaatcaaaattttccatCCCATTCGTTTCACCTATTGTTTTTTTTGAGTTGATTTTTAAATACTGCATTTCATCTTGGTTTTTTCTGCATAATAGACTTTCCCTTTGTTtgactttccttttttttgacgGATGCTTAAGCCAGTTAAAATACAAGTTAACTTGATCACTTATGACCATAATGAAACTGATAATTTCTCGTATTTGCTATGCCATACAATGATAGGatacaaataaagaaaaagaacacagTGATAAAATTAAGcaagttttgttttgtttgctgTTTTCCACTTTTTGTTATGCCACTTCCAACAACTACTTGGGATCCGTTTTACAAGtgtttttttggtaagtcaggTTCAGAGAGCTATTTTGTTATGGGGCTGGGCTTTTTATAGTATTGGTTTAACATCAAGTATCTTTCCTGCATcatttattatataaatatatttgttatcaACCATTGGCTTATCATATTGACTTTTTGTCCGTGAGGAGTTGCATAGATTACCTGATTGAgtctcatatacatatataacaaCCTGCTTGCGAGGCATTCTTTGAACAACGGG
Proteins encoded in this window:
- the LOC120000672 gene encoding uncharacterized protein LOC120000672, which encodes MENVSHALLECKWASVVWQEAGCVAYQSKERDLSFEDWLSQVLLGGEGEVAKRVMYYAWAVWTNKNSFIFEGKWRSATSTINFVEYYMAEYDQARASRNLPRPEQSVQEAVKWAPPSSGTIKLSVDRAVFNEAHAIGVGAVIRDHNGQVCAALSECMAGAFGPQVVKAYALMKGTQLAIHMGVSNLIIESDSHVLVNAIRSEAYELAPFGHILDDIRSLISCIGSVSLRYTRRLCNRVAHKLARNSINFDCPMRWIGECPDFILSAVIHDSIPVP